A region of Salvelinus alpinus chromosome 6, SLU_Salpinus.1, whole genome shotgun sequence DNA encodes the following proteins:
- the LOC139578779 gene encoding trafficking regulator of GLUT4 1-like has product MASNTSAAPSGAEGEQQPEQTITSQPTSAEHQETAPDSSQSESKDHLAVISEKMETSNGMCAANSSPTSSISSPKRLQHAKPTNGRARKGSRSGSLLGHGAGSPRPSISRQPSTVTEEDDGKPPRDYLILAILSCFCPLWPINIVALVFSVMSRNSLQLGNVDGARRLGRNAMVLSIVSLVGGVIIIIAAIVLNWGSIIKS; this is encoded by the exons ATGGCTTCCAACACCAGTGCTGCCCCCAGTGGAGCGGAGGGAGAACAGCAGCCGGAGCAGACCATCACCTCCCAGCCAACCAGCGCTGAGCACCAAGAGACAGCCCCTGACTCCAGCCAGTCGGAATCCAAAGACCACTTGGCAGTAATCAGCGAGAAGATGGAGACAA GTAATGGAATGTGTGCTGCCAACTCCTCGCCCACATCTTCCATCTCGTCCCCAAAGCGACTGCAACACGCCAAACCAACCAACGGCCGGGCACGGAAAGGAAGCCGCTCTGGGTCCCTGCTGGGTCATGGGGCAGGGTCTCCCAGGCCTTCCATCAGCCGTCAGCCCAGCACCGTGACAGAGGAGGACGACGGCAAGCCCCCTAGAGACTACCTAATATTGGCCATACTGTCCTGCTTCTGCCCCTTGTGGCCGATCAACATCGTGGCTCTCGTCTTCTCTGTTATG TCGAGGAACAGCCTGCAGCTGGGGAACGTAGACGGGGCGCGGCGTCTGGGCCGGAACGCAATGGTGCTGTCCATCGTTTCGCTAGTTGGCggggtcatcatcatcatcgcagCCATCGTCTTAAACTGGGGAA GTATAATCAAATCCTGA